One window of Kosakonia cowanii JCM 10956 = DSM 18146 genomic DNA carries:
- a CDS encoding phage tail assembly protein, producing MSNETDNVITLETPIKRGEQLINSVTLMKPNAGTLRGLSLASVANADVDALIKVLPRITSPSLTEQEVGALDLVDMVALAGKVVGFLSPASAQ from the coding sequence ATGAGCAACGAAACTGACAACGTGATTACCCTGGAAACGCCGATTAAGCGCGGTGAGCAGCTGATTAACAGCGTGACGCTGATGAAACCCAACGCCGGTACGCTGCGCGGATTGAGCCTGGCGTCGGTGGCGAATGCCGATGTCGATGCGCTGATCAAAGTGCTGCCGCGCATCACCTCCCCGTCGCTGACGGAGCAGGAAGTGGGCGCCCTCGACCTGGTCGATATGGTCGCGCTGGCGGGCAAGGTGGTCGGTTTTTTGTCACCGGCTTCGGCACAGTAA
- a CDS encoding GpE family phage tail protein: protein MADIAVIFHWPPSELYPLSLTELITWREKALQRSGNRYE, encoded by the coding sequence ATGGCGGATATCGCGGTGATCTTTCACTGGCCGCCGTCAGAACTCTACCCCCTGAGCCTGACAGAACTCATCACCTGGCGCGAGAAAGCGCTACAGCGAAGCGGAAACAGATATGAGTAA
- a CDS encoding phage tail tape measure protein — translation MSNSAKLEELLTAVDQATRPFQSLQTESLSLSDSVKGTEKNLRGLYTQLAQVDDIMRAEKALASVNAQLSDIKQNRQNAANGTAAPAIIDPWSGKPKSETALKKERLTLRRTIKANKTSLKTAGIEARTPLSARLQLNSRISDESAQLITQRQALKQEQHQKRQLRAAKIQAVQQRILGAGEKVSAIGERGKSIATTGFELGKKIMQPGYEASLKNSPLAPAAASDNAEPGAQNSTPASGTAVATLQNGSGTAVATLQNSTGAPGTAVAALQNSAAGPAAAMQGSVGNLGTDLEALQAAYQSLSVDIFSTQESSLRSLVQTATRYVGKLQEWVQNNQGLVQSFGLIDTVVVGIAGAVGTVAGVIAPVFTGISTLITIATTLGSVFTTIFGGIAAVIGSLTLPIVATIAGIAAAALLIYKYWEPVSAFFGGVIEGIKTAFAPIAELFAPFQPLFEGIGQVISNIAGWFGDLLTPVKSSQQTLESFGNAGKIFGQLLVEALTLPFKPLKLLIEGVTWLLDKLGVINKQSADASPDKQTQPTTGGAAFGMVQPPRLDNYQAARPATGGSYVDQSKSEYNITLQGDMSSGGDGTRQLRDLLAQHEQEKRTNSLSQFSAAGGFAS, via the coding sequence ATGAGTAACAGCGCAAAATTAGAGGAATTGCTCACGGCTGTTGATCAGGCGACGCGCCCGTTTCAATCGTTGCAGACAGAGAGTCTCTCTCTGTCTGACAGCGTGAAAGGAACGGAGAAAAACCTGCGCGGCTTGTACACCCAGCTTGCGCAGGTCGACGACATCATGCGCGCGGAAAAAGCCCTTGCCTCCGTCAATGCGCAGTTGAGCGACATCAAACAGAACAGGCAAAATGCCGCCAACGGCACAGCAGCGCCAGCGATTATCGATCCCTGGAGCGGAAAACCTAAGTCGGAGACAGCGCTCAAAAAGGAACGTCTTACCCTGCGCAGAACGATCAAAGCTAATAAGACCTCCCTGAAGACAGCCGGTATTGAGGCGAGAACGCCGTTATCCGCACGACTCCAGCTCAATAGCCGTATCAGCGATGAGTCGGCACAGTTGATCACCCAGCGCCAGGCGCTCAAACAGGAGCAGCACCAGAAGCGCCAGTTGCGTGCGGCAAAAATCCAGGCCGTGCAGCAGCGCATTCTGGGTGCGGGCGAAAAGGTCTCCGCCATTGGCGAGAGAGGCAAGTCGATTGCCACCACCGGCTTTGAACTCGGCAAAAAAATTATGCAGCCGGGCTATGAAGCGTCGCTGAAAAACAGCCCGCTTGCGCCGGCTGCGGCGTCCGATAACGCAGAGCCCGGTGCACAGAACAGTACCCCCGCCTCCGGAACAGCGGTCGCTACGCTGCAAAACGGCTCGGGAACAGCCGTTGCTACCCTGCAAAACAGTACCGGTGCTCCGGGAACGGCGGTCGCAGCATTGCAGAATAGCGCTGCCGGCCCCGCCGCGGCGATGCAGGGCAGTGTCGGCAACCTGGGTACCGATCTTGAGGCGCTGCAGGCGGCTTATCAGTCCCTGAGCGTTGATATTTTCAGTACCCAGGAGTCATCCCTGCGCTCGCTGGTGCAGACTGCGACCCGCTACGTCGGGAAGTTGCAAGAGTGGGTGCAAAACAACCAGGGGCTGGTGCAGAGCTTTGGGCTTATTGATACGGTCGTGGTGGGCATTGCAGGCGCTGTCGGCACCGTAGCGGGCGTTATCGCGCCGGTGTTCACCGGCATCAGCACGCTTATCACCATCGCGACGACGCTCGGCAGCGTATTTACCACTATTTTCGGCGGGATAGCGGCAGTGATTGGCTCACTCACGCTACCGATTGTCGCCACTATTGCCGGCATCGCGGCAGCTGCGCTGCTGATATATAAGTACTGGGAGCCGGTTAGCGCCTTCTTTGGCGGTGTCATTGAAGGCATCAAAACGGCGTTTGCCCCCATCGCCGAGTTGTTTGCGCCGTTCCAGCCGCTTTTCGAAGGTATCGGCCAGGTGATAAGTAACATTGCAGGGTGGTTCGGCGATCTGCTCACCCCCGTCAAATCCAGCCAGCAAACCCTTGAGAGCTTCGGTAACGCCGGAAAGATTTTCGGTCAACTGCTGGTTGAGGCACTGACACTGCCTTTCAAACCGCTAAAACTGCTGATCGAGGGCGTCACCTGGTTGCTGGATAAGCTTGGCGTTATTAACAAACAATCCGCTGATGCCAGCCCGGATAAGCAAACCCAACCGACCACTGGCGGTGCAGCGTTTGGCATGGTGCAACCTCCACGCTTAGACAATTATCAGGCGGCGCGCCCTGCGACCGGCGGATCCTATGTCGATCAAAGCAAGAGCGAATACAACATCACTCTGCAGGGAGATATGTCATCCGGCGGCGATGGCACGCGCCAGTTAAGAGATCTGCTGGCGCAGCACGAGCAGGAGAAACGCACTAACTCCCTTTCACAATTCAGCGCGGCAGGAGGATTTGCCTCATGA
- a CDS encoding phage tail protein, with protein sequence MMLALGLFVFMRQTLPYQTMQRDSTFRWPSNARMGKRNAFQYTGPENDTITISGELFPEITGGTLSLSAVRLMAEQGKAWPLIDGTGMIYGMFVINSVSETGTLFYPDGSPRKINFTLKLTRVDESLKAMFGDIYDQGKQLATNMLERF encoded by the coding sequence ATGATGCTGGCACTTGGGCTTTTTGTATTTATGCGGCAGACGCTGCCCTATCAAACCATGCAACGCGATAGCACCTTCAGATGGCCCAGCAACGCGCGCATGGGTAAACGCAACGCCTTTCAGTACACCGGGCCGGAAAACGACACCATCACTATCAGTGGCGAACTCTTCCCGGAGATTACCGGCGGCACGCTGTCACTTTCGGCGGTACGTCTGATGGCGGAACAGGGCAAAGCCTGGCCGCTGATTGATGGTACGGGCATGATTTACGGGATGTTTGTGATTAATAGCGTCAGCGAAACCGGCACCCTTTTTTACCCGGACGGATCACCGCGCAAAATCAACTTCACCTTGAAGCTGACCCGCGTCGATGAGTCGCTGAAAGCGATGTTTGGCGATATTTATGACCAGGGTAAGCAGCTGGCGACCAACATGCTGGAGAGGTTCTGA
- a CDS encoding phage late control D family protein yields the protein MLNAFTNGLARVKTPAFSLKLGKKDITGNIQSRLIALTVTDNRGFEADTLTLTLDDADGQIEMPERSNVITLAIGWQGAALTEMGSFIVDQVSHKGTPDQVSVTAKSADFRGSLNSPQDSSWHDTTLGAIVEEIAKRNKLDTSLPPSLAQIKIAHIDQSNESDANFLTRLARRNGAEIAVKSGKLFFIVPGMCVVGGETMPSATIARSDGDSHDFSVADRINYSGVTAHWQDTAMPKNQNTIQLQRTSSQQKVTPISHPQAVSSQAASNGKSEPTDYTAGSKENVLILSTTFANKEEAKLAAEAQWSEIQRNAAKFSITLAQGRADLRPETPVIVTGFKNVINARMWVVKKVTHTMNTQGFVSSVELEVRINNVEYDAK from the coding sequence ATGCTTAATGCATTCACAAACGGCTTAGCACGGGTAAAAACGCCGGCATTTTCATTAAAGCTCGGGAAGAAGGATATTACGGGCAATATTCAGTCCCGGTTGATTGCCCTGACGGTGACGGATAACCGGGGGTTCGAAGCGGATACGCTTACGCTGACACTTGATGATGCTGACGGGCAAATCGAGATGCCAGAGCGGAGCAATGTCATCACGCTGGCCATCGGCTGGCAGGGTGCTGCGCTGACTGAAATGGGCTCCTTTATTGTCGACCAGGTCAGCCACAAAGGCACACCGGATCAGGTTAGCGTCACCGCTAAAAGCGCAGATTTTCGCGGCAGCCTGAACAGCCCACAGGATAGCTCCTGGCATGATACGACGCTCGGCGCCATCGTTGAGGAGATTGCTAAACGTAATAAGCTGGACACCAGTCTGCCACCCTCGCTGGCGCAGATTAAGATTGCGCATATCGATCAGTCGAATGAGTCCGACGCAAACTTTCTGACGCGCCTGGCGCGGCGTAACGGTGCCGAGATCGCCGTCAAATCGGGCAAACTGTTTTTCATCGTCCCGGGCATGTGCGTAGTAGGCGGCGAAACAATGCCCTCCGCCACGATAGCCCGTAGCGATGGCGACAGCCATGATTTCTCGGTTGCCGATCGCATCAACTACTCTGGCGTCACGGCGCATTGGCAAGATACCGCCATGCCAAAAAACCAGAACACGATTCAGCTACAGAGAACATCATCGCAACAGAAGGTCACGCCGATTTCCCATCCGCAGGCGGTCAGTAGCCAGGCAGCCTCAAATGGGAAAAGCGAGCCGACAGACTACACAGCAGGCTCAAAAGAAAACGTTCTGATTCTCTCCACCACGTTCGCGAATAAAGAGGAGGCGAAGCTGGCAGCTGAAGCCCAATGGAGCGAGATCCAGCGCAACGCGGCGAAATTTTCAATTACCCTTGCGCAGGGCAGAGCAGACCTGCGTCCCGAAACGCCGGTGATAGTGACTGGGTTCAAAAATGTGATTAACGCCAGGATGTGGGTCGTCAAAAAAGTGACCCATACCATGAACACGCAGGGTTTTGTCAGCAGTGTGGAGCTGGAGGTTCGCATTAATAATGTTGAGTATGATGCAAAATAA
- a CDS encoding ogr/Delta-like zinc finger family protein, with the protein MMHCPVCQQAAHARSSRYLSTETKERYHQCQNVECGCTFVTHESLARYIVRPVAAPTASPASLR; encoded by the coding sequence ATGATGCATTGCCCGGTATGCCAGCAGGCGGCGCATGCGCGCTCCAGCCGCTACCTCAGTACCGAAACCAAAGAGCGTTATCACCAGTGCCAGAACGTTGAGTGTGGTTGTACGTTTGTCACCCATGAATCGCTGGCACGCTATATTGTCCGGCCTGTGGCAGCGCCCACCGCTTCGCCTGCCAGCCTGCGCTAA
- the rplS gene encoding 50S ribosomal protein L19: MSNIIKQIEQEQMKQDVPSFRPGDTVEVKVWVVEGSKKRLQAFEGVVIAIRNRGLHSAFTVRKISNGEGVERVFQTHSPVVDSIAVKRRGAVRKAKLYYLRERTGKSARIKERLN, translated from the coding sequence ATGAGCAACATCATTAAGCAAATTGAACAAGAGCAGATGAAGCAGGACGTACCTTCCTTCCGTCCGGGTGACACCGTGGAAGTGAAAGTATGGGTTGTTGAAGGTTCCAAAAAACGTCTGCAGGCATTCGAGGGCGTGGTTATCGCTATTCGTAACCGCGGTCTGCACTCTGCATTCACTGTTCGCAAAATTTCCAACGGCGAAGGCGTTGAGCGTGTCTTCCAGACTCACTCTCCGGTAGTTGACAGCATTGCTGTTAAACGTCGTGGTGCTGTACGTAAAGCTAAACTGTACTACCTGCGTGAGCGCACCGGTAAGTCTGCTCGTATTAAAGAGCGTCTTAACTAA
- the trmD gene encoding tRNA (guanosine(37)-N1)-methyltransferase TrmD: MWIGIISLFPEMFRAITDYGVTGRAVKKGLLSIESWSPRDFAHDRHRTVDERPYGGGPGMLMMVNPLRDAIHAAKAAAGEGAKVIYLSPQGRKLDQAGVSELATNQKLILVCGRYEGIDERVIQTEIDEEWSIGDYVLSGGELPAMTLIDSVSRFIPGVLGHEASATEDSFADGLLDCPHYTRPEVLEGMEVPAVLLSGNHAEIRRWRLKQSLGRTWLRRPELLENLALTEEQARLLAEFKSEHAQQQQQKHDGMA; the protein is encoded by the coding sequence ATGTGGATTGGCATAATTAGCCTGTTTCCTGAAATGTTCCGCGCGATTACCGACTACGGGGTAACTGGCCGGGCAGTAAAAAAAGGCCTGCTGAGCATTGAGAGCTGGAGTCCACGTGACTTCGCTCATGACCGGCACCGTACCGTGGACGAACGTCCTTACGGCGGCGGACCGGGAATGCTAATGATGGTGAACCCTTTACGGGACGCCATTCACGCAGCGAAAGCCGCGGCGGGCGAAGGCGCGAAGGTGATTTATCTTTCGCCTCAGGGACGCAAGCTTGATCAAGCGGGCGTGAGCGAACTGGCTACCAATCAGAAACTGATTCTGGTGTGCGGTCGCTACGAAGGGATAGATGAGCGGGTAATCCAGACCGAGATTGATGAAGAGTGGTCTATTGGTGATTACGTGCTCAGCGGCGGTGAGCTGCCAGCAATGACGCTGATTGACTCGGTTTCCCGGTTTATTCCGGGGGTACTGGGCCACGAAGCTTCAGCAACGGAAGACTCCTTTGCTGATGGATTGCTGGACTGCCCGCACTATACTCGTCCTGAAGTGTTAGAAGGGATGGAAGTACCGGCGGTTTTGCTGTCGGGAAATCATGCCGAGATACGTCGCTGGCGTCTGAAGCAGTCGCTGGGCCGCACCTGGCTTAGAAGACCTGAACTTCTGGAAAACCTGGCTCTGACTGAAGAGCAAGCAAGGTTGCTGGCGGAGTTCAAAAGCGAACACGCACAACAGCAGCAACAGAAACATGATGGGATGGCTTAA
- the rimM gene encoding ribosome maturation factor RimM (Essential for efficient processing of 16S rRNA) — MSKQQTASAPAEPIIVGKLGSSYGIRGWLRVFSSTEDAESIFDYQPWFIQKAGQWQSIELESWRYHNQDIVIKLKGVDDRDAANLLTNCEILVDSAQLPQLEEGDYYWKDLMGCQVVTTEGYSLGKVIDMMETGSNDVLVIKANLKDAFGIKERLVPFLDGQVIKKVDLTTQTIEVDWDPGF; from the coding sequence ATGAGCAAGCAACAAACCGCATCGGCCCCTGCTGAGCCAATTATTGTTGGCAAACTGGGATCTTCTTACGGAATTCGTGGTTGGCTCAGAGTGTTTTCCTCCACCGAAGACGCCGAAAGCATTTTTGACTATCAGCCCTGGTTTATCCAGAAGGCGGGTCAGTGGCAGAGCATTGAGCTGGAAAGCTGGCGCTACCACAATCAGGATATCGTCATCAAGCTGAAAGGCGTTGACGATCGCGATGCCGCGAATCTTCTGACGAATTGCGAAATTCTCGTTGATTCCGCGCAGTTGCCGCAACTGGAAGAGGGTGACTACTACTGGAAAGACCTTATGGGTTGCCAGGTAGTGACTACTGAAGGTTACAGCCTCGGTAAAGTCATCGATATGATGGAAACCGGGTCGAATGACGTTCTCGTCATCAAGGCAAACCTGAAAGATGCGTTCGGTATCAAGGAGCGGTTGGTTCCGTTCCTCGATGGGCAGGTTATCAAGAAAGTCGATCTCACTACTCAAACCATTGAAGTAGATTGGGATCCTGGTTTTTAA
- the rpsP gene encoding 30S ribosomal protein S16, whose product MVTIRLARHGAKKRPFYQVVVTDSRNARNGRFIERVGFFNPIASDKEEGTRLDLDRIAHWVGQGATVSDRVSALIKEAKKAA is encoded by the coding sequence ATGGTAACTATTCGTTTAGCTCGTCACGGCGCTAAAAAGCGTCCGTTCTACCAGGTTGTTGTTACTGACAGCCGTAATGCACGCAACGGTCGCTTCATTGAGCGCGTTGGTTTCTTCAACCCGATCGCGTCTGATAAAGAAGAAGGCACTCGCCTGGATCTGGATCGTATCGCACATTGGGTTGGCCAGGGCGCTACCGTTTCCGATCGCGTTTCCGCGCTGATCAAAGAAGCAAAGAAAGCAGCTTAA
- the ffh gene encoding signal recognition particle protein, protein MFDNLTDRLSRSLRNISGRGRLTEDNIKETLREVRMALLEADVALPVVRDFINRVKEKAVGHEVNKSLTPGQEFVKIVRNELVAAMGEENQSLNLAAQPPAVVLMAGLQGAGKTTSVGKLGKFLREKHKKKVMVVSADVYRPAAIKQLETLAQQVEVDFFPSDVAQKPVDIVNAALKEAKLKFYDVLLVDTAGRLHVDEAMMEEIKQVHAAIKPVETLFVVDAMTGQDAANTAKAFNEALPLTGVVLTKVDGDARGGAALSIRHITGKPIKFLGVGEKTEALEPFHPDRIASRILGMGDVLSLIEDIESKVDRAQAEKLANKLKKGDGFDLTDFLEQLRQMKNMGGMASLMGKLPGMGQIPDNVKAQMDDKVLVRMEAIINSMTFKERANPDIIKGSRKRRIAAGCGMQVQDVNRLLKQFDDMQRMMKKMKKGGMAKMMRGMKGMMPPGFPGR, encoded by the coding sequence ATGTTTGATAATTTAACCGATCGTTTGTCGCGCTCACTGCGCAATATCAGTGGCCGTGGACGCCTCACTGAAGACAACATCAAAGAGACCCTGCGCGAAGTGCGCATGGCGCTGCTGGAAGCTGACGTTGCGCTGCCGGTAGTGCGTGACTTTATCAACCGCGTGAAAGAGAAAGCGGTTGGTCACGAAGTCAACAAGAGTCTGACCCCGGGCCAGGAGTTCGTCAAAATCGTGCGCAACGAACTGGTTGCCGCGATGGGCGAAGAGAATCAGAGCCTCAACCTGGCGGCGCAGCCACCGGCAGTGGTGCTGATGGCGGGCCTGCAGGGTGCGGGTAAAACCACCAGCGTTGGTAAGCTCGGTAAGTTCCTGCGCGAGAAGCACAAGAAGAAAGTGATGGTCGTCTCCGCGGACGTTTACCGCCCGGCGGCGATCAAACAGCTGGAGACGCTGGCGCAGCAGGTCGAGGTCGATTTCTTCCCCTCTGACGTCGCGCAAAAGCCGGTCGACATCGTTAACGCGGCGCTGAAAGAGGCGAAGCTGAAGTTTTATGACGTGCTGCTGGTGGATACCGCCGGTCGTCTGCACGTTGATGAAGCGATGATGGAGGAGATCAAACAGGTTCACGCGGCGATTAAGCCCGTTGAGACGCTGTTTGTTGTCGACGCCATGACCGGTCAGGATGCCGCCAACACGGCAAAAGCCTTTAATGAAGCGCTGCCGCTGACCGGTGTCGTGCTGACCAAAGTGGACGGCGATGCCCGCGGCGGTGCGGCGCTCTCTATCCGCCATATCACCGGTAAGCCGATCAAATTCCTCGGCGTCGGTGAGAAAACCGAAGCGCTGGAGCCGTTCCACCCGGATCGTATCGCGTCGCGTATTCTCGGCATGGGCGACGTGCTGTCGCTGATCGAAGATATCGAAAGCAAAGTTGACCGTGCGCAGGCTGAGAAGCTGGCGAACAAGCTGAAAAAAGGCGACGGCTTCGATCTGACCGACTTCCTTGAGCAGCTGCGCCAGATGAAAAACATGGGCGGTATGGCGAGCCTGATGGGCAAGCTGCCGGGCATGGGCCAGATCCCCGATAACGTTAAAGCGCAGATGGATGACAAAGTGCTGGTGCGTATGGAAGCGATCATCAACTCGATGACCTTCAAAGAGCGCGCCAACCCGGACATCATCAAAGGCTCGCGCAAACGCCGCATCGCTGCAGGCTGCGGTATGCAGGTGCAGGATGTAAACCGTCTGCTTAAACAGTTCGACGACATGCAACGCATGATGAAGAAGATGAAGAAGGGCGGGATGGCGAAGATGATGCGCGGGATGAAAGGGATGATGCCCCCCGGTTTCCCTGGCCGCTAA
- a CDS encoding inner membrane protein YpjD — protein sequence MPVFALIALVAYSTSIALIVPSLLQKNSGWRKMAIFSAVLALIFHGFALKERIFPDDGGQNLSLLNVGSLVSLMICTVMTIVASKNRGWLLLPIVYTFALINLAFAIFMPNEFITHLETTPGMMVHIGLSLFAYATLIIAAMYALQLAWIDYQLKNKKLAFSNEMPPLLVIERKMFHITQVGVVLLTLTLCTGLFYMQNLFSMENIDKAVLSIIAWFVYIVLLWGHYHEGWRGRRVVWFNVAGAGILTLAYFGSRVLQHFVS from the coding sequence ATGCCCGTTTTTGCCCTGATCGCTCTTGTTGCCTACTCAACCAGCATTGCGCTGATTGTTCCCAGCTTGTTACAAAAAAATAGCGGCTGGCGCAAAATGGCCATCTTTTCAGCGGTGCTTGCGCTTATATTCCACGGCTTCGCGCTGAAAGAGCGCATCTTCCCTGACGATGGCGGTCAAAATCTCAGCCTGCTGAACGTCGGTTCACTGGTCAGCCTGATGATCTGTACGGTGATGACCATTGTCGCCTCGAAAAACCGCGGCTGGCTGCTGCTGCCGATTGTTTATACGTTCGCGTTAATCAATCTCGCTTTCGCCATTTTCATGCCGAATGAGTTCATCACGCATCTGGAAACCACGCCCGGCATGATGGTGCATATCGGCCTGTCGCTGTTCGCCTATGCCACCTTAATTATCGCGGCCATGTATGCGCTCCAGCTGGCGTGGATCGATTATCAGCTGAAGAATAAAAAGCTGGCTTTCAGCAATGAAATGCCGCCGCTACTGGTGATTGAACGCAAGATGTTTCATATCACCCAGGTCGGCGTGGTGCTGCTGACGCTGACGCTCTGCACCGGCCTGTTCTACATGCAAAACCTGTTCAGCATGGAAAATATCGACAAAGCGGTGCTCTCGATCATCGCCTGGTTTGTCTATATTGTCCTGCTGTGGGGCCATTATCATGAAGGCTGGCGCGGTCGCCGCGTCGTCTGGTTCAACGTCGCAGGAGCCGGTATTTTAACGCTCGCCTATTTCGGCAGCCGCGTCCTGCAACATTTCGTAAGTTAA
- a CDS encoding HlyC/CorC family transporter: MEHISTTTLIITLIIMVVVSAYFSGSETGMMTLNRYRLRHMAKQGNRAAKRVEKLLRKPDRLISLVLIGNNLVNILASSLATIVGMRLYGNAGVAIATGVLTFVVLVFSEVLPKTIAALYPEKVAFPSSLLLGPLQIIMLPLVWLLNGVTRILMRMIGIKADVVVSGALSKEELRTIVHESRSKISRRNQDMLLSILDLEKVNVDDIMVPRNEIVGIDINDDWKSIVRQLTHSPHGRIVLYRDSLDDTISMLRVREAYRLMTEKKEFTKEVMLRAADEIYYVPEGTPLSVQLVKFQRNKKKVGLVVDEYGDIQGLVTVEDILEEIVGDFTTSMSPALADEATPQNDGSVIIEGSASVRELNKAFNWRLPEDEARTINGMVLEELEEIPAAGTRVRIEQYDIDILDVQENMIKQVKVIPVKALRESVTE; this comes from the coding sequence CTGGAACACATCTCCACCACGACGCTGATTATTACGCTTATCATCATGGTCGTGGTTTCAGCCTATTTCTCCGGTTCAGAAACCGGCATGATGACCCTCAACCGCTATCGCCTGCGCCATATGGCCAAACAGGGCAACCGTGCGGCCAAACGCGTCGAAAAGCTGCTGCGTAAGCCCGATCGCCTGATTAGCCTGGTGCTGATCGGCAACAACCTGGTCAACATTCTCGCCTCGTCGCTGGCGACTATTGTCGGTATGCGCCTGTACGGCAACGCCGGGGTTGCCATCGCTACCGGTGTGCTGACCTTCGTGGTGCTGGTCTTTTCTGAAGTGCTGCCAAAAACCATCGCTGCCCTTTATCCGGAAAAGGTCGCCTTTCCCAGCAGCCTGCTGCTCGGCCCGCTGCAAATCATCATGCTACCGCTGGTGTGGCTGCTGAACGGCGTGACGCGTATTTTGATGCGTATGATTGGCATTAAAGCCGATGTGGTGGTCAGCGGCGCACTCAGTAAAGAGGAGCTGCGCACCATCGTTCACGAGTCGCGCTCGAAAATTTCCCGCCGCAATCAGGATATGCTGCTGTCGATTCTCGATCTGGAGAAGGTCAACGTTGATGACATCATGGTGCCACGCAATGAGATCGTCGGTATCGATATCAATGATGACTGGAAATCGATTGTGCGCCAGCTGACCCACTCGCCGCACGGTCGCATTGTGCTCTATCGCGACTCGCTGGATGACACCATCAGCATGCTCCGCGTGCGTGAAGCCTATCGCCTGATGACCGAGAAAAAGGAGTTCACCAAAGAAGTGATGCTGCGTGCCGCCGATGAAATTTACTATGTACCGGAAGGCACACCGCTCAGCGTTCAGCTGGTGAAATTTCAGCGTAATAAGAAGAAAGTCGGCCTGGTGGTAGATGAGTATGGCGATATTCAGGGGCTGGTGACGGTCGAAGATATTCTTGAAGAGATTGTCGGGGATTTCACCACGTCTATGTCGCCTGCGCTGGCAGATGAAGCGACGCCGCAGAACGACGGTTCGGTAATTATTGAAGGCAGCGCCAGCGTTCGCGAGCTGAACAAAGCCTTTAACTGGCGATTACCGGAAGATGAAGCGCGGACCATCAACGGCATGGTGCTTGAAGAGTTAGAAGAGATCCCGGCGGCAGGCACGCGCGTGCGCATTGAGCAGTATGATATCGATATTCTCGATGTGCAGGAGAACATGATTAAGCAGGTAAAAGTGATCCCGGTTAAAGCGCTGCGGGAGAGCGTTACAGAGTAA
- the grpE gene encoding nucleotide exchange factor GrpE, producing MSSEEQKTPDGQSPEEIIKEQHDDVEAVVEPDEAAEQVDPRDEKIANLEAQLAAAETRERETVLRIKAEMENLRRRTELDIEKAHKFALEKFINELLPVIDSLDRALEVADKENAEMAPMVEGIELTLKNMLDVVKKFGVEVIADTNVPLDPNVHQAIAMVESEEVSAGNVLGVMQKGFTLNGRTIRAAMVTVAKAKA from the coding sequence ATGAGTAGTGAAGAACAGAAAACGCCTGACGGGCAGTCCCCGGAAGAAATTATCAAGGAACAGCACGACGACGTTGAGGCGGTAGTTGAGCCTGACGAAGCGGCTGAGCAGGTGGATCCGCGCGATGAGAAAATTGCGAATCTGGAAGCGCAGTTAGCAGCAGCGGAAACCCGCGAGCGCGAGACGGTGCTGCGTATCAAAGCGGAGATGGAAAACCTGCGTCGCCGTACCGAACTGGATATCGAGAAAGCGCACAAATTTGCGCTGGAGAAGTTCATCAATGAACTGCTGCCGGTAATCGATAGTTTGGATCGCGCGCTGGAAGTGGCTGACAAAGAGAACGCCGAGATGGCGCCGATGGTCGAAGGTATCGAACTGACCCTGAAAAACATGCTGGATGTGGTGAAGAAATTTGGTGTTGAGGTGATTGCCGACACCAACGTTCCGCTGGATCCAAATGTGCATCAGGCGATTGCGATGGTCGAGTCGGAAGAGGTCAGCGCCGGCAACGTGCTGGGTGTGATGCAGAAAGGGTTCACCCTGAATGGTCGCACTATTCGCGCCGCGATGGTTACCGTCGCCAAAGCGAAAGCGTAA